TATTTTCCACCTGATATATCTGAACAGAAAACCTGCAACATATCTCTCCAGGGTGAAGATACCTTGCAGCTGACTACAGCTCTGCCCAATCAAGTGAACAGGACAAAGCTGTAATACACCCACAGCCACTACTAGAAGTATGGCGCTGTGCCTGCTAAACAGTGAAGGTGATGCAGCATGAATCAGAGGGCTACAGAACCTTCTTTGAATCCCTACCTATCTAATTCTGACTATCTAGTCTAAGGGATTTTTAATTCCTGGATATCCCTTTTAATGGAAGCACATTCTAGTGTTCATATTTAGTCTATCAGCAATCTACTAAACCAAACTTACACTAAAATGTGACTGAAACTATGACACCTGCCCCGTCTTCATCACCTCTGTTTAGACTAGTTTCTTTATTCACATTAAATATACCAAAGTAATTTGCAGTTTCTGATGGTCCACAAATGAAATAATATAACCATAAGGGCAAAAATAAACAGTAGGGAAGTTGCATGATATATCAAGGTGATTTATATTTTCTGGAATGTGGAGCCTTAAACTTCCTTCTCAGACCAATATTGTTAAATTTGTTCGATGGGTTCCCCAGTGAAAAGTTGACCACAGGATCACCAGTGATTAGCTGAAACtcatagagcagggatgctcaacctgtggccctccagctgttgtaaaactacaactcccaccatgccctgttgcaggctgatagctgtagactgtctgggaatgctgggagttgtagttttgcaacagctagagggccgcaggttgagcatgcctgtcatAGAGGAATCTACTTACCCAACAGTGCCGACTCAGGTAAAAAGGAGTATCACATAATTCTATTTGAAATTaatgggctgtctgtgcagtgcaTGGACATGCTGAGTACTCCAGAGCAAAACGATCTATTTTTTGAGTTAGTCTGTCTGCTCTGGCTAATAGACAAGGGTAATGTTTGTAGGAACTTTCTCTAGAAACATAGAATTTTCCCATAGGGCACTTGaaaactgatttttaaccccttaaaatgtGCTGTAAGGAATTCTCATTTCAAAATGTTTACTCTCATTTTGTGTTTACTTAGGCGGACTGCTATTAGCCTCATGTCTCATGCTGCTTTTCCAAGCGTCTTCGGGGTGTCCTGAGATCTGCATTTGTCAGCCTTCTTCGAGGACAGTTGACTGCAGCTATAGAGGACTTTTGGAAGTTCCAAGTAATTTGCCATTACAAACTCAAATACTTCAACTACAGGGTAACCAGATTCGGGTGATCAACTATACATCCTTTGTCAATGTTCCTGGCCTCAGAATATTAGACTTGTCTAACAACTCCATTTCAAGAGTTCCACCATTTGCTTTCCACTCCCTACGTTCCCTCCAGGTTCTAAATTTGACCAGCAATGTCATCCACTATCTTGAAGGTCAGGTTTTCACACCTCTACTTGCACTGAAGGAACTGGACTTGTCTTTTAACAACATTAGCACTTTGCCAGAGTCCTTGGGGAGCAACACTCGAAACCTGACCTTTCTTGGATTGAAAAACAACCATCTACAAGCAGTTGACAGGATGGTCCTAGAGACATTCACAAACCTTAAAGTTTTGCTTTTAAAGTCCAACCCTTGGCAATGCAGCTGCCCAGTTCTAGCTCTAAAGCTTTGGCTGGAGAACTTTTTATACAAAGGTCAGTAGACAAAAAACACACATAGCTGACACTGTTAGCACAATGGAAAATGTAATACTACAGTCCTCACGGTCCTTTCACATGAAGTCAGTCctattaatacagaaatgttattACTGTCATCGCCGGAGGTCAATTTAAGAGTGAGAAAAGGGTTTTAGCTAAAATCCACTTCCTTCATTTTACACATGATTGTAAATGATCTGTTACTGTATACAGATGTCAGAGTGTAAGGAACAGTAGTCTCAAATTCTGCAAACATCATATTTTCACAGCTCATCAGCCAAATACTTAATTACATTTCTCAATACTTTTTTTTCTAAGATTGAATTACTCCTATTATTTCTCAGTGTATGTTTAAACACCAGTCTTTTAAGGATATTTGTTTCTTGTGGCACAATTCCAAAAATGAACCTTCAGGATATGGGAATATCTAAATCAGAATGCATTTTATTTGGCTGAACTGTACATGTATtatctatatataaatattatatttttttagtgttttatactgatgacctagactcaggataagtcatcagtatgtgattgtagagggtccgacacctggcacccctgccaatcaggtgtttgaagagTAGGTGGCACACATCCGGTGACGTCGcatttatcggtcacatggcctaggtgaagCTGAGTCCAatttaagtgaatagggctgagcggtGTAGCTGCAACACTTACTGGAGTGCTGGGGCTTCTacagacagctgatcggtgggggtgccgggattCAGACCAcaactgatctgatactgatgacctatcctgaggatacgttatcagtataaaaatagCATAAGAGaaaagcaccgcggcactcaccactggtcacaaagttgctgtttgcagtttatTTCTTAGTACACATAGTGGACGCGGACGGAACACAGGTGAATAGATAGGCTACAGCTGTTTTGCGctgtgttgcgctttgtcaagTTATCAGTATAAAACCCCTTTGAATGATACCTGTACCTAAACATTTACATAAACATTATAGGAAAAAACTATTGTACATGTGATAAAAagaatatttgttatatattttattattttatttttgccaggCTTTAGTGGAGAGAGCTCAGGCAGGAGCaccgatgtgctatgcagagctcctGCCTCCGCTCTGCTAAAAGCCTACCACATCGGACCGGTACAGGCTTTTAGCAGAGTGGAGCGAGTGGGGGCAGGAGCTCacatagcacatcgctgctcctgtcTGCACTCGCTCCACATATACAGGTGGTTAATAAAGTTTATGTAAAAGTCTAGGTACACCTTAAAAAGGTTGCATACCAATGGTTTCGATCAGTACGGCTCTGAGTTCTGAGACACCCACCAATTTCTCAAATGAGGAGATAGAAGAACTCACAGGAAGCATTGTCTCTCCTCGCTATGAGCTCTACCATAGTTGTGAGCTTTATTTCCACGTGCCAGTATTCATCCAATTTGATCTTTCGATTGTTCACTTTCCAGTTTAAAACACTAGATTCAGCATCCAGTAAATAGTAAATCCTTTATTTGAAAATCAGAACAAAGGTTAAAATCAATTTAGCCTACACGTTTCGAGTGTACAAACACTCCTAGTCATAGTGCACCTCTCTGCTATCAGGTGACACTTTCCTTTTCAGCTGCCTGTTCACTTTGTCTGTTTTTGACATTGCAACCACACAGCTAATGTCTTTTATCAGGAATCTGTCTTTTGACATGTGCTGAATCGGTTCAAGATGACAATCagtaacctgacagaaaaaatgaaaaattttagaAATGTCTGAGGAACGTTCCTTGGGGGAATTGTTGGGACTTCCCATGTTGTAGAATGAAACAGAAGACATCCAGACTCCTCTTCAGGCATTCCCATACCTCATATTAGAAGGATTAATAATGTATTTTAGATTTTATTCCTTCCAGCGAGCAGCTTTTCTCATCATTTGTCTATGTGAAAGCCCCAGCTTGAGTCCAAATGTCCTAAAGTCTGGTTAAACTATTGCATAATGGAAGTAACCATCGTCTGCCTCCACGGAGATGACTAGTCATCTGTATGCAAATCTCTGAATTGAGGCTTCACTAGGAAATCTCCAGGTTTTCACTTGGGTTTTCAAACTGTGTACTGCAGTACTGTTCCCCCATTGTGTCCTGCATTTATTTAAAATGCAAGTACACTGAAAACTCTAGTGTCTTATGATAACAAGCTAATCAAAAAATCCACAAGAATAATAACCCAAGAGCTAATATTGTTGTATATGTTACTAGTGCAATTCATCAATAAAAAGCTGATACACTCTATTTGTGCCACAGAGTATAATACCATATCCTGGGCCCACTGGATGATCCTCaggacccccagtcagaccaagCTTTTATTTTAGTTGGATTATATTGCACTACTTGAGATATCACTTACAGTATGAACCACAGTAGAGAGTCCCTCTCTGGAGGACCTATCCCTTCCAGTAGTAGATGGTCATGCATGGCAACGATGTAGCACCACATTTTTCCCACAGTGGCAGTATGGCCGCAATGTCACCCTATGACAACTGTAAGTGCTGTGACCCTTTGGTTCTAACTAGCTCTGCTTGGCTTTCCTCATAGAACCTAGGGTGCAGTATAAGGGGGAATTTGATGAGTCGCATTTTATACAGCagtcataataaaaaaatatcctgGAGTAAGAAAGACCAAATTTATTAACCCCTAATGACCacatgcaggtttttttttggcATCACTGTTTCAGACATTGCAGACTACTTATGTGAGCACTCCTGCTGCACCAATTAGCTTCAGTTCTTAGAGCAGCCAACTAACAGTTTCAGTTCTTAGAGCAGCCTTTGGCTCTACAGCCGGGATCAGATATAGCTCCAATCACAACTGTAAACCATTGATTGCCGCAGTCTAGGAACATGGCGTGATGAAAAGGGTGTTATTTCTCCTATTGGGTCACAGTGATCTGATTAGAAGCTAGGTAACACCTCTGCTTCCAGCCCTGGGGGCCTAAGAAGCAGCCTAAAACTACAAATTCAGTAACCATGCTGTTAGGGCACATTAGTGTCACCCTAACCACAGCCTGTGCCATAGAGAAACAGAGCATAATGTATTATTAGCACACCGAAGTACGCTGATAAAAGTATAACGTATGctcgtaaaagtaaaaaaataaaataaatctaagaTAGTAACTCcttaatagaattaaaaaaagttatacaaattttaatttaaaaaaattaaataaaaaagttcaCAAAAAATTAATTAGCAATTATTTTACATGAAGTACACTTTATTGCACTCACATtatgcaaaggcaaaaaaaaaataaaaaatcacttagGTATCCACACAATTGAAATACCCTAAACAACTCATTTGTGTTAACTATGTATAGTAtaaacaataaagtaaaaaaaaagcgagTCCCATagtcaataaaaaatatttaaaagttaTGGTTGCCTAAACGttgcaaaaacttaaaaaaaaatactggtcaTTAAGAGGTTAAAAGAAACAGTCCTCTCAATAAATTAGGTGCAGTCCATGTGCGAGAATGCCAAACCTACACCAGCTAAGAGCAGGTGTAGATTtt
This Bufo gargarizans isolate SCDJY-AF-19 chromosome 7, ASM1485885v1, whole genome shotgun sequence DNA region includes the following protein-coding sequences:
- the LRTM1 gene encoding leucine-rich repeat and transmembrane domain-containing protein 1 — encoded protein: MKGGLLLASCLMLLFQASSGCPEICICQPSSRTVDCSYRGLLEVPSNLPLQTQILQLQGNQIRVINYTSFVNVPGLRILDLSNNSISRVPPFAFHSLRSLQVLNLTSNVIHYLEGQVFTPLLALKELDLSFNNISTLPESLGSNTRNLTFLGLKNNHLQAVDRMVLETFTNLKVLLLKSNPWQCSCPVLALKLWLENFLYKGNVIDELICTSPENHKGNNLLKIPFELYKSCPLFTTSFPMASIHQHSQEHRNNGRHGYHVDHMEGGHPECEPKPKPRPANLRHAIATVVITGVICGIVCLMMLAAAIYGCAYAAIMAKYHKELKEVERITSATEHGSPEEKEPLDGSLA